Proteins from a single region of Punica granatum isolate Tunisia-2019 chromosome 8, ASM765513v2, whole genome shotgun sequence:
- the LOC116188914 gene encoding NAC domain-containing protein 18-like — protein MISSDDDGGVTRGLPPGFRFEPTNEEFVVEYLKRKIFSLPLPASVISDHINPYDTDPRNLLPPPAASGGDVDQGRHFFFFFSKVEDQRKGKKLRRYYWKTCGTDVDEEQYILSPKSENNALMGVKRILIASHGAGGENCNNEQASPSPSSSWAVGVGHARISPHPYPTYCCCWLLIQLINS, from the exons ATGATATCATCAGACGACGATGGAGGAGTGACCAGAGGATTACCACCAGGTTTCAGGTTTGAGCCGACAAATGAAGAATTTGTGGTCGAGTACCTCAAGCGCAAGATATTCTCCCTTCCTCTTCCCGCTTCCGTCATCTCCGACCACATCAACCCTTATGACACCGATCCCCGTAACTTGCTGCCTCCACCAGCTGCTTCTG GTGGAGATGTGGATCAGGGGAgacacttcttcttcttcttcagcaaAGTGGAAGACCAGAGAAAGGGCAAGAAGCTGAGAAGATATTATTGGAAAACATGCGGTACTGATGTTGATGAAGAGCAATATATCCTGTCACCAAAGAGCGAGAACAATGCTCTAATGGGTGTAAAGAGGATTCTAATTGCCTCCCATGGAGCTGGGGGCGAGAACTGCAACAACGAGCAGGCCTCACCTTCACCTTCATCATCATGGGCAGTGGGAGTGGGTCATGCACGAATATCGCCTCATCCCTACCCCACATATTGCTGCTGCTGGTTGCTCATCCAACTCATCAATTCTTGA
- the LOC116188648 gene encoding ubiquitin-conjugating enzyme E2 27: protein MIDFGRVQKELQECSKDIEASGIKVTPKGDNLTRLLGTIPGPTGTPYEGGTFQIDITLPDAYPFQPPKMQFATKVWHPNISSQSGAICLDILKDQWSPALTLKTALLSVQALLSAPEPNDPQDAVVAQQYHKDYQTFVSTARYWTEAFAKTSSLGVEEKVKQLVEMGFPEPIVRSALEAVGGDENLALERLCSS, encoded by the exons ATGATCGACTTCGGTAGGGTACAGAAGGAGCTTCAGGAATGCAGCAAAGATATCGAAGCTTCCGGCATCAAAGTCACCCCAAAGGGCGATAATCTCACTCGCTTGCTCGGCACCATTCCTGGGCCAACCGGTACTCCTTATGAAGGTGGCACTTTCCAGATTGATATCACCCTCCCCG ATGCATATCCATTCCAGCCTCCAAAAATGCAGTTTGCCACCAAAGTTTG GCACCCTAATATCAGCAGCCAAAGTGGAGCCATCTGCTTGGACATCTTAAAGGACCAATGGAGCCCTGCCCTCACTTTGAAGACTGCACTTCTTTCTGTGCAAGCGTTACTATCTGCACCAGAACCTAATGATCCACAAGATGCCGTGGTTGCCCAGCAG TATCATAAGGACTACCAGACCTTCGTTAGCACTGCTCGTTATTGGACTGAGGCTTTTGCCAAGACATCTTCCCTTGGGGTTGAAGAAAAA GTAAAGCAGCTGGTGGAAATGGGGTTCCCTGAGCCGATTGTGAGGAGTGCGCTGGAAGCTGTAGGTGGGGATGAGAACTTGGCACTTGAAAGGCTCTGCTCCAGCTAA